A DNA window from Brassica napus cultivar Da-Ae chromosome C1, Da-Ae, whole genome shotgun sequence contains the following coding sequences:
- the BNACNNG47760D gene encoding uncharacterized protein BNACNNG47760D yields MADQNPRIIVEKNPSQDRLDELKFKSWPKWGCSPGKYHLKYEAEEICYIVKGKVKVYPKSSSSTAASSSSSSLDAQVDWSVEFGAGDIVTFPKGLSCTWDVSLSVDKHYIFRHN; encoded by the exons ATGGCAGATCAAAATCCAAGAATCATCGTCGAGAAAAACCCATCTCAAGATCGTCTTGACGAACTGAAGTTCAAGTCATGGCCCAA GTGGGGATGTTCACCAGGGAAGTACCATTTGAAATATGAAGCAGAAGAGATATGTTACATTGTGAAGGGTAAAGTTAAGGTTTACCctaaatcatcatcatcaacagcaGCATCATCGTCATCGTCATCATTGGATGCACAAGTAGATTGGTCTGTAGAGTTTGGAGCAGGTGATATCGTCACTTTTCCCAAGGGACTTTCTTGTACTTGGGATGTATCTCTCTCCGTTGACAAACATTACATATTCCGCCACAATTAG
- the LOC125579752 gene encoding uncharacterized mitochondrial protein AtMg00310-like, whose product MSTFLLPLEICENLASAIAQFWWSSNPPKRGIHWAKWENVCLPKEEGGIGFRLIHEFNLALLAKKLWRLIQYPDSLVARVLKGRYYRMTSPLRAVSSSSPSYVWTSISASRKLLFLGIKQKIHSGYEVRVWEDPWIPTRPARPAIPVAPVMNPNMRVSDLINQDSKEWEEGTLENYVHPGDIPLIRSMAISSTHRQDSFCWEYTRNGQYTVKSGY is encoded by the coding sequence ATGTCGACATTTTTGCTTCCATTAGAGATTTGTGAGAACCTCgctagtgccattgcacaattttggtggagttcgAATCCCCCAAAAAGAGGCATACACTGGGCGAAATGGGAAAATGTGTGTTTACCAAAAGAGGAAGGAGGAATTGGGTTCAGATTGATTCACGAGTTCAATTTAGCATTACTGGCAAAAAAATTATGGAGATTGATACAGTACCCTGATTCACTCGTTGCCAGAGTGTTGAAGGGTAGATATTATAGGATGACCTCGCCATTGCGAGCAGTCTCTTCAAGCAGTCCATCATATGTGTGGACAAGCATCTCCGCCTCACGGAAACTACTATTCCTGGGGATCAAACAGAAGATTCATTCTGGCTATGAAGTTAGGGTGTGGGAGGATCCATGGATCCCAACAAGACCTGCTAGACCAGCTATACCTGTAGCGCCTGTGATGAACCCGAACATGAGAGTTAGTGATCTCATTAACCAGGACTCGAAGGAATGGGAGGAAGGGACGTTAGAGAACTATGTCCATCCTGGTGATATACCACTTATTCGCAGTATGGCCATAAGCTCTACTCATCGTCAAGATTCTTTCTGCTGGGAATACACGAGGAATGGACAATACACAGTTAAGTCTGGATATTGA
- the LOC106374307 gene encoding ammonium transporter 1 member 4-like, with protein MASTLSCSASDLIPLLSGGANATAAAAAAEFICGRFETISGKFTDASYAIDNTYLLFSAYLVFAMQLGFAMLCAGSVRAKNTMNIMLTNVIDAAAGGLFYYLFGFAFAFGSPSNGFIGKHFFAMSGFPKASFDYPYFLYQWTFAIAAAGITSGSIAERTQFVAYLIYSSFLTGLVYPIVSHWFWSSDGWASPTRADNLLFQSGVIDFAGSGVVHMVGGIAGLWGALIEGPRIGRFENRGKPVTLRGHSATLVVLGTFLLWFGWYGFNPGSFAIINKSYGASPGSSFYGQWSAVGRTAVTTTLAGCTAALTTLFGKRLIDGYWNVTDVCNGLLGGFAAITGGCSVVEPWAAVICGFVAAWVLMGFNKLADKLRYDDPLEAAQLHGGCGAWGIIFTGLFADKTYVSEIFGGDPNRPYGLLMGGGWRLLAAHVVQIAVITGWVSATMGTLFFVLHKLELLRIPSEDEIAGMDPTSHGGLAYMYTEEEIGNGIMVREMGRENEHV; from the coding sequence ATGGCGTCGACTCTCTCTTGCTCCGCCTCTGATCTCATCCCCTTACTATCAGGCGGAGCCAACGCCACCGCCGCAGCCGCCGCCGCAGAATTCATCTGCGGGAGATTCGAAACGATCTCCGGCAAATTCACCGACGCGTCTTACGCTATAGACAACACTTACCTCCTCTTCTCCGCGTACCTCGTCTTCGCAATGCAGCTCGGCTTCGCCATGCTCTGCGCCGGCTCCGTCAGAGCCAAAAACACGATGAACATAATGCTCACGAACGTCATCGACGCCGCCGCCGGAGGTCTCTTCTACTACCTCTTCGGCTTCGCCTTCGCCTTTGGCTCTCCGTCCAACGGCTTCATCGGAAAACACTTCTTCGCCATGAGCGGCTTCCCGAAGGCTTCGTTTGATTATCCTTACTTTCTTTATCAGTGGACGTTCGCCATCGCCGCCGCGGGGATCACCAGCGGGTCCATCGCCGAGAGGACGCAGTTCGTTGCGTATTTGATTTATTCGTCTTTCTTAACCGGGTTGGTTTACCCGATCGTGTCTCATTGGTTCTGGTCTAGCGACGGTTGGGCGTCTCCAACTAGAGCTGATAACCTTCTGTTTCAATCAGGGGTGATTGATTTCGCTGGATCCGGCGTCGTTCACATGGTTGGAGGGATAGCCGGTTTATGGGGAGCGTTAATCGAAGGACCGAGAATCGGCCGGTTTGAGAATAGAGGTAAACCGGTTACGTTGCGTGGTCATAGCGCGACGTTGGTTGTGCTTGGTACGTTCTTACTCTGGTTCGGTTGGTACGGGTTTAACCCCGGTTCGTTTGCGATTATTAACAAATCTTACGGTGCGTCTCCGGGAAGTTCGTTTTACGGACAGTGGAGCGCGGTCGGGAGAACAGCTGTTACAACTACTTTAGCTGGATGCACGGCGGCGTTGACGACTCTGTTCGGGAAAAGACTTATTGATGGTTATTGGAACGTGACTGACGTGTGTAACGGTTTGCTAGGCGGGTTTGCCGCGATAACCGGCGGTTGCTCGGTTGTTGAACCTTGGGCGGCGGTTATCTGCGGGTTTGTAGCTGCATGGGTGCTAATGGGATTCAACAAGCTAGCTGATAAGTTGAGATACGACGATCCTTTGGAAGCGGCTCAGCTTCACGGTGGTTGCGGCGCGTGGGGGATTATATTCACCGGTTTGTTTGCGGATAAAACGTATGTTTCAGAGATCTTTGGAGGCGATCCGAACAGGCCTTACGGGCTATTGATGGGAGGGGGATGGAGGTTGCTTGCGGCGCACGTTGTCCAGATTGCGGTGATTACGGGGTGGGTTAGTGCGACGATGGGGACTTTGTTTTTCGTGTTGCATAAGCTGGAGCTGTTGAGGATACCGTCGGAGGATGAGATCGCCGGGATGGATCCGACGAGTCATGGCGGGTTGGCTTATATGTACACTGAAGAAGAGATCGGGAATGGGATTATGGTTAGGGAGATGGGTCGTGAAAATGAACATGTATAA
- the LOC125579753 gene encoding uncharacterized protein LOC125579753, producing MNDIIYLSSDEEDDEIVDHTDVFDDEKPNLTGHRKPVSSNVMVEEEDDDCVVLDGDPYKTKEKETTFHTCETDDDILVLGQKGEIACRDFPHPRHACAKYPFKSTSHDQYCDMCHCYVCDIRAPCPHWCIGIPAYDHCHANDKDQIWKNQRKCARTGNVLPPQSMQQNTWYSSVNQFGPSTMVASRPNTYISSGYRPEQPRTFPQNLQPRAPQLYQNQYGWFNNGNPIPQVFSSRSLTWTQRPSVGATPVEVAQGFPYNRYVTPPTVLQGNSQQTFADYTLTSSHTNGYARKCSWPNAVPCGTPNPPANQQQQQQQRRSVNKALSEIEDWLMDIGQY from the exons ATGAATGATATCATTTATCTTAGTTCAGACGAGGAGGATGATGAAATAGTCGACCACACTGATGTGTTTGACGATGAGAAACCGAACCTTACTGGTCATCGGAAACCAGTTTCCTCGAATGTGATGGTGGAGGAAGAGGACGACGATTGTGTAGTCTTGGATGGTGATCCTTACAAGACGAAGGAGAAGGAGACTACATTTCACACATGTGAAACTGATGATGATATCCTCGTACTAGGGCAAAAGGGTGAG atagcATGTAGAGACTTCCCACATCCACGACATGCCTGCGCTAAGTACCCTTTCAAGTCGACATCACACGACCAGTACTGTGACATG tgTCACTGTTATGTTTGTGACATACGTGCTCCATGTCCTCACTGGTGCATAGGTATCCCCGCCTATGATCACTGCCATGCCAATGATAAAGATCAGATATGGAAGAATCAACGCAAATGCGCCAGGACCGGAAATGTACTTCCACCTCAATCTATGCAACAAAACACTTGGTATTCCTCTGTAAACCAGTTTGGGCCATCTACTATGGTTGCGTCTCGCCCAAACACGTACATAAGTTCTGGTTACAGACCCGAGCAACCAAGGACCTTTCCGCAAAATCTACAACCTCGTGCTCCTCAGCTATACCAAAACCAATACGGTTGGTTTAATAATGGTAACCCAATCCCCCAAGTGTTCTCGTCCAGATCGCTCACATGGACTCAAAGGCCAAGTGTAGGAGCTACTCCTGTGGAAGTTGCTCAAGGCTTTCCGTATAACCGTTACGTTACTCCTCCCACGGTTTTACAAGGCAATTCACAGCAGACGTTTGCTGATTATACTCTAACATCATCTCACACTAATGGTTACGCTAGAAAATGTAGCTGGCCAAATGCAGTTCCGTGTGGAACTCCTAATCCTCCGGCGAatcagcagcaacaacaacaacaaagaagaaGTGTCAACAAAGCACTGTCGGAGATTGAAGACTGGCTCATGGACATTGGACAGTATTGA
- the LOC125579754 gene encoding uncharacterized protein LOC125579754 encodes MPPRRRTTRAQTARAVRDNVDEHEQPAVPPPAAPPVDQDALRQMVQDAARQAAQEALQQIAQEAARQAAQEAARVAAQEVARQMAAVQQGPQIQVQQVPLVHVQQDQQIPAQHDHQDPVQQVPLPQVPLQQGPVQQFAHGVQDLPPPPPRPHVYPVYNERFYRLTCQMRNMEMEHFSGTVDAVAAHDWKLALQRKLEIIECPPELSLRLTMQYLRGDALIWWEGIRLSHFGPERLTFADFIREFDRKYFPKEAMDRKKCEFEHVSQGEMSIREYEVVFNQLRRFAGVGISEEDLIRKFLSGMRVEIRNRCRVVTHHRLGDLVEKAAEQEAGLAEEKELAKAVHVKSGKAPESQRRAGDPSGLPICPRCHRSHSGQCMRCLTCGRIGHIAKFCRARPLDTPPVRQIAAPAAPAAAHVCFGCGQPGHFIRDCPRKGNAALPPPPKRLAIAPRVFAVGDPKELRSVLVGGESAYTLFDTGASHSFVSPRLVQSWSFRGVFEPKAKQIQTAGTEKLGAVGIHHDVPVLLGGVELLGDLTEMEMSSYDVILGMDWLSRHRVVLDCPKARVNIPREGGKIICEGIQTHREIPIVSMLRAEELLESGAEGFLATISMVKEDGQQKLHDIPVVAEYEDVLSL; translated from the exons ATGCCGCCAAGGAGAAGAACCACACGTGCCCAGACCGCCAGAGCCGTTAGAGACAATGTGGATGAGCATGAGCAGCCCGCAGTTCCACCACCCGCGGCTCCACCAGTTGATCAGGATGCATTGAGACAGATGGTTCAGGATGCCGCTAGACAGGCCGCTCAGGAGGCACTTCAGCAGATTGCCCAGGAGGCAGCCAGGCAGGCCGCTCAGGAGGCCGCCCGAGTAGCTGCTCAGGAGGTTGCTCGTCAGATGGCTGCCGTTCAGCAGGGACCGCAGATTCAGGTTCAGCAAGTTCCACTGGTTCATGTCCAACAAGATCAGCAGATTCCAGCTCAGCATGATCATCAGGATCCCGTTCAGCAGGTTCCCCTTCCACAGGTTCCTCTGCAGCAGGGTCCAGTTCAGCAGTTTGCTCATGGTGTTCAGGATCtaccgccaccaccaccgcgACCTCATGTTTACCCGGTTTATAATGAGAGGTTCTACAGGCTGACATGTCAGATGAGAAACATGGAGATGGAGCATTTTAGCGGGACAGTGGATGCTGTAGCTGCACACGATTGGAAGTTAGCCTTGCAGCGGAAACTGGAGATTATTGAGTGTCCACCAGAGTTGTCGCTCAGATTGACTATGCAGTACCTTcgtggagatgctcttatatgGTGGGAGGGAATACGATTGAGCCATTTTGGGCCAGAGAGACTTACTTTCGCTGATTTCATTCGAGAGTTCGATAGGAAATACTTTCCGAAGGAAGCGATGGATAGGAAGAAGTGCGAGTTCGAGCATGTAAGCCAGGGAGAGATGTCTATCAGGGAGTATGAGGTTGTGTTCAACCAACTTCGCAGATTTGCAGGAGTGGGCATTTCAGAAGAAGACTTGATTAGAAAGTTTTTGAGTGGGATGCGAGTGGAGATTCGTAACAGGTGTCGCGTAGTCACTCACCACCGGTTGGGAGATTTGGTGGAGAAAGCTGCCGAGCAGGAGGCAGGCTTGGCGGAGGAGAAGGAACTCGCCAAAGCAGTTCATGTTAAGTCTGGAAAAGCTCCAGAGTCTCAAAGGAGAGCAGGGGACCCGTCGGGATTACCGATATGTCCTCGTTGCCATCGCAGTCACAGTGGGCAGTGTATGAGGTGTCTTACTTGCGGTAGGATTGGACACATTGCGAAGTTTTGTCGAGCTAGGCCATTGGATACGCCACCAGTCAGACAGATTGCAGCACCAGCAGCACCAGCAGCGGCACATGTTTGCTTTGGCTGTGGTCAGCCAGGTCACTTCATCAGAGATTGCCCAAGGAAGGGCAATGCGGCACTTCCACCACCACCGAAGCGTCTAGCCATCGCTCCACGGGTGTTTGCGGTTGGAGATCCCAAGGAGTTGA GATCGGTTTTAGTTGGAGGAGAGTCAGCTTATACCTTATTCGACACTGGAGCCtctcatagttttgtgagtccgcgCTTAGTCCAGTCTTGGTCTTTTCGGGGAGTCTTTGAACCGAAGGCTAAGCAGATCCAGACTGCCGGCACGGAGAAGTTGGGTGCAGTTGGCATTCATCACGATGTACCAGTTCTACTTGGAGGAGTCGAGTTGCTCGGAGATTTGACGGAGATGGAGATGAGCTCCTACGATGTCATACTTGGGATGGATTGGCTGTCGCGACATCGAGTAGTCTtggattgtccgaaggcaagaGTTAATATCCCTAGAGAAGGAGGAAAGATCATTTGCGAGGGAATTCAGACACACCGGGAAATTCCTATCGTCTCCATGTTGCGTGCAGAAGAATTATTGGAAAGTGGAGCAGAGGGATTTTTGGCAACCATTTCGATGGTTAAGGAGGACGGTCAGCAGAAGCTGCATGATATACCAGTGGTCGCCGAGTACGAGGATGTTTTGAGCCTTTAA